Proteins from a genomic interval of Polaribacter sp. Q13:
- a CDS encoding methylated-DNA--[protein]-cysteine S-methyltransferase has product MLEPQTTYYKTPLGTAKIVGDENGIQSVSVLDDDPLSEFILSEDERLEVTNSEIPEYLQECVAQLEQYFSGERSNFDLKLNPQGTDFQKKVWDELLNIPFNKTRTYLEQSKALGDVKAIRAVASANGKNPIWIIIPCHRVIGSDGSLTGYAGGIWRKKWLLAHENPVKQQSLF; this is encoded by the coding sequence ATGTTAGAACCACAAACCACATACTACAAAACACCATTAGGTACCGCAAAAATTGTAGGAGACGAAAACGGAATTCAATCTGTTTCGGTTTTAGATGATGATCCCTTGTCTGAGTTTATCTTGAGCGAAGACGAAAGACTCGAAGTGACAAATTCTGAAATCCCTGAATATTTACAAGAATGTGTCGCTCAATTAGAGCAATACTTTTCTGGAGAAAGAAGTAATTTCGATTTAAAATTAAATCCTCAAGGAACCGATTTTCAGAAAAAAGTATGGGACGAATTATTAAACATTCCTTTTAATAAAACAAGAACCTATTTAGAACAAAGCAAAGCTTTAGGAGATGTAAAAGCGATAAGAGCGGTTGCTTCTGCAAATGGCAAAAACCCAATTTGGATTATTATTCCGTGTCATAGAGTTATTGGTTCGGATGGTTCTTTAACGGGTTATGCAGGCGGAATTTGGCGTAAAAAATGGTTATTGGCGCACGAAAACCCAGTAAAACAGCAATCGCTGTTCTAA
- a CDS encoding DEAD/DEAH box helicase gives MTFQDLGISNQLQYAVDDLGFVSPTPIQEQAFSVVRSGKDVVGIAQTGTGKTFAYMLPILQDLKFSKQQHPRVLVLVPTRELVLQVVEQIEQLSKYINTRVLGVYGGTNINTQKQAILQGQDIIVATPGRLYDLALSNALKLKSIQKLVIDEVDVMLDLGFRFQLMNIFDVIPERRQNVLFSATMTEDVDALIYDFFKNPEKISVAVSGTPLDNIEQVSYNIPNFFTKVNLLHELLSDKETYNKVLIFVGFKRTADLLFKHLQEAFNDEMCLIHSNKTQNYRIRSIKQFDEGKNRILLATDVMARGLDFDNVSHVINFDTPEFPENYMHRIGRTGRAERAGKTILFSTPKEQETKKSIEELMNYEIPVLDLPEDVEISKLLTEDERPKEDQGISKNRTSLEYVPGPAFHEKSEKNSQVNLGGSYRREIAAKYKKPKTRGDKNYNKHNKKKKK, from the coding sequence ATGACTTTTCAAGATTTAGGAATCTCTAATCAATTACAATATGCTGTTGACGATTTAGGCTTTGTAAGCCCGACGCCAATACAAGAACAAGCATTTTCTGTGGTTAGATCAGGGAAAGATGTTGTGGGAATTGCGCAAACAGGAACCGGAAAAACCTTTGCGTACATGTTGCCTATTTTGCAAGATTTAAAGTTTTCTAAACAACAACACCCAAGAGTTTTGGTGTTAGTACCAACGCGTGAGCTAGTTTTACAGGTGGTTGAACAGATAGAACAATTATCTAAATATATTAATACGCGTGTTTTAGGCGTGTATGGTGGTACAAACATCAACACCCAAAAACAAGCTATTTTACAAGGGCAAGACATTATTGTGGCGACTCCTGGTCGTTTATATGACTTGGCGTTGAGCAATGCTTTAAAGCTAAAATCTATTCAGAAATTAGTAATTGATGAAGTAGATGTGATGTTAGATTTAGGGTTCCGTTTTCAGTTGATGAATATCTTTGACGTGATCCCAGAAAGAAGACAAAATGTATTGTTTTCTGCGACGATGACGGAGGATGTAGATGCGTTAATTTACGATTTCTTTAAAAATCCAGAGAAAATATCTGTTGCCGTAAGTGGAACGCCACTAGATAATATTGAGCAAGTTTCTTATAATATTCCTAACTTTTTTACCAAAGTTAATTTGTTACACGAGCTTTTATCCGATAAAGAAACCTATAATAAAGTATTAATTTTTGTTGGTTTTAAAAGAACAGCAGATTTGTTATTTAAGCACTTACAAGAAGCGTTTAATGATGAAATGTGTTTAATACACTCTAATAAAACTCAGAATTACAGAATTCGTTCTATAAAACAGTTTGATGAAGGTAAAAACCGAATTTTACTAGCTACAGATGTAATGGCGCGTGGTTTAGATTTTGATAATGTTTCTCATGTTATCAATTTTGATACACCAGAATTTCCGGAAAACTATATGCACAGAATTGGTAGAACAGGTCGTGCAGAAAGAGCAGGGAAAACCATTCTTTTTTCTACGCCAAAAGAGCAAGAAACAAAGAAAAGTATAGAGGAGTTAATGAATTATGAAATTCCGGTTTTAGACTTACCAGAAGATGTTGAAATTTCTAAATTATTAACAGAAGATGAACGTCCGAAAGAAGATCAAGGGATTTCTAAGAACAGAACTTCTTTAGAGTATGTTCCAGGACCTGCGTTTCATGAAAAGAGCGAGAAAAATAGTCAAGTAAATTTAGGTGGTTCTTACAGACGAGAAATTGCTGCAAAATATAAGAAGCCTAAAACTAGAGGAGATAAAAACTACAACAAGCATAACAAGAAAAAGAAAAAATAA
- a CDS encoding TatD family hydrolase: MITDTHTHLYSSQFKEDQAEMMQRAKDAGVTRFFIPAIDSTYTEKMLQLEKNYPNDVFLMMGLHPTSVKENYLEELALVKDWIDKKDFYAIGEIGMDLYWDTTFLTQQQDAFRTQIQWAKERKMPINIHCRNAFDEVFEVLESEKNDDLRGIFHCFTGTLEQAKQAISYNMKLGIGGVATFKNGKIDKFLNEIDIKHIVLETDAPYLAPTPYRGKRNESAYLTNVVDKLVDIYGLPFDEIAAITTQNSKDVFGI; the protein is encoded by the coding sequence ATGATTACAGATACGCATACCCATTTATACTCTAGTCAGTTTAAAGAAGATCAAGCAGAAATGATGCAACGCGCTAAAGACGCAGGCGTTACTCGTTTTTTTATTCCTGCCATAGATTCTACGTACACAGAAAAGATGTTACAATTAGAAAAAAATTATCCAAATGATGTTTTTTTAATGATGGGCTTACATCCTACTTCTGTAAAAGAAAACTATTTAGAAGAATTGGCATTGGTTAAAGATTGGATCGATAAAAAAGATTTTTACGCCATTGGAGAAATTGGCATGGATTTATATTGGGATACAACTTTTTTAACACAACAACAAGACGCTTTTAGAACACAAATACAATGGGCAAAAGAAAGAAAAATGCCGATTAACATTCACTGTAGAAATGCTTTTGATGAAGTTTTTGAAGTCTTAGAATCTGAAAAAAATGATGATTTAAGAGGGATTTTTCATTGTTTTACAGGAACCTTAGAACAAGCAAAACAAGCTATCTCTTACAATATGAAATTAGGAATTGGTGGAGTTGCTACTTTTAAAAATGGTAAGATTGATAAGTTTTTAAATGAAATTGACATAAAACACATTGTTTTAGAGACCGATGCGCCTTATTTAGCACCAACTCCATATAGAGGAAAAAGAAATGAAAGTGCTTATTTAACCAACGTAGTAGATAAATTAGTAGATATTTATGGTCTTCCTTTTGATGAAATTGCAGCAATTACAACCCAGAATTCTAAAGATGTTTTTGGGATTTAA